DNA from Chrysemys picta bellii isolate R12L10 chromosome 13, ASM1138683v2, whole genome shotgun sequence:
gatagatagatagattgatagGTGTCTGTGGTGATGGATGGGTTGATAGATTAGATAGGAATTCTTTGCTCTTTAATATAGGTCTCTCTCCAATCTCCAGGCTTTCACCTTCCACCCACTATTAAATATTGGGGTCTTTACAAAACACTGCACTGCCAATGGCCTTCCTCACTGCCTCCTGAACTTGcctgttcctcaggctgtatATGAAGGGGTTGAGCAAAGGGGACACCACCGTGTTGAGAACAGCCatagccttgctgaagtccagccCGCCACTCCACATAGGTTTGACGTACATGAAGATGCAACTCCCGTAGGTGATGGAGACCACAGTGATgtgagaggtgcaggtggagaaagCTTTCTGTCTCCCCTGGGTAGATGGGACGTGCATCATGGTGGAGATGATCTTGATGTAGGACACAAGGATGATCGCTAGAGTGCCCAGCACTGAAAGCAAAGCTGTGATGAAGCCCATGTACTCTATGAGCCATGTGTCTGCACAGGCAAGCTTAATCAATGGTGTGctatcacagaagaaatggttaaTCACATTCGTGCCACAGAAAGGCAACTGGAACAGTACAATCATCGGAGCAATAATAAACAATATGCCTCCAATCCAGGAGCCCAACGCCAAGAGAGTGCAGACTTGACCGCTCATGATGGCTGTGTATTGTAGAGGGTTGCAGATGGCCACATATCTATCAAAGGACATGACTGCTAACAGAAGGAACTCGGTGGTACCCAGGATAAAATAGAGAACGGATTGAGCAAAACACCCAATCAAAGAAATGGTTTGACCGCCTAATGCCATGTTGGCCAATGCTTTTGGGATGATAACAGAGGTGAAGCTGATTTCCAGGAGGGAGAAGTTCCGGAGGAAGTAGTACATCGGGGTTTGGAGACGCCGGTCCACCAGGGTGATAGTGATGATAAGAATGTTGCCCGCGATGGTAAAGAGATAAGCGACTAGGAGCACCAGACAAATCAGGAGCTGTAGGCGGTGGTCATTGGTGAAACCCAAGAGGATGAACTCCATCACCACAGTTCGGTTCTCCATCTTTCGACATACAAAAGCAGTTCAAGAACAGTGAATAGCACAATACGGAAGAGGGAGCAGTCATGAGCCTACATCCCCAAGACCTCATTCCCCAAACCTGCCTTCCATCTGAATCTCTAGGGGCTTCTCTCGGCCCTTGTGTCTCTGAGTGAGTCTCCAATGTCCAGTATGAGTCCTGGGCCTTGTTCGGGAATTGTCACTGGAAATCAGACTCCGGAAAAATGttaaactccttggggaagaaccTAGCACAGACTCTCTAGCCTCTAGGTTCTTCCGTAATAATAAAACGAATGGAACTGATCTTAATTATAATAATGGAGAAACTGAGTTTCAATCGATAGAGAATATATATCTATAGTTATATCTCTTTTCCCATAATGGAATGGGACAAGTAGAAAATCTGTTAAGTTTTTAAGTTTCTCCGAGTAGACGCTGTCCTTTTGAAATACATATATAGAGAGTTACCAGCAGGCTGATGTCTGATTGGGGGATCAGCATCTGAGGTAATATATGGGCAACATTTTCGAAGGAGCCTAAAGGAGCTAGGCACCCTAACCTTGATGATTTTCAAACCAAGAAATAAATTCATAACAAGAATTGGGGGTTTTTTTATGCAGAGCTCAAAAAGGTGGAGAGATTGCTGCCCATCATGCTGCCCAATGttgcctcattgtttccttgtgctcccctgtctGGCTGTATCTGTTTGTCAGTCTCTTGTCTtacagaattgtaggactggcagggacctcgaaagatcatctagtccagtttccTGCACTCATGGCCGGAtacatattatctagaccatccctgactggtgtttgtctaacctgctcttaaaaagctccagtgatgaagattccacaacctccctgggcaatttattcaaattaaccaccctgacaattaggaagcttttcctaatgtccaacctaaaccgcccttgctgcaatttaagcccattgcttattGCCCTatccctcagaggttaagaagaacaaattttctccctcctccttgtaacaaccttttatgtactcgaAAACAgttgttatgtcccctctcagtcttctcttctccagactaaaccaattcagttttttcagtcttccctcataggctatgttttttagacctttaatcatttttgctgctcttctctggactttctccaatttgtccacaactttcctgaaatgtggcgcccagaacaggacacaatactccagttgaggcttaatcagcgcagagtaaagcggaagaattacttctcatgtcttccttacaacattcctgctaatacattccagaatgatgtttgcttttttctgcaacattgttacactgctgacttatatttagcttgtgatccagaaatgacccccagatccctttccacagtactccttcctaggcagtcattgcccattttgtaCTGTGAGCTGTTTGGGAGGAGGACCctggttttgttctgtgtttgtacagcccaatggggtcctgctccatgactggggctcataGGTGCTACCTCAATACAATTAATATGTCAGAATAAtaacaattagcctgtggaactcattgacacaagatgtcattgaggcTCAGAGTTTAGTTTAACAGGCTTAATAAAAGGCTTCAATATTTACACGAATAAGAAGAACACCCCATGCACGTCCAGCGGAGAGGATGTTTTCAACCAGTTTGAAAGgactaagatataaccgcatttgctccaatccctcggatagagacaagcacctacaagatctctatcaagcattcttaaaactacaatacccacctgctgaagtgaaaaaacagattgacagagccagacgagtacccagaagtcacctcctacaagacaggcccaacaaagaaaataacagaacaccactagctgtcaccttcagcccccaactaaaacctctccagcgcatcatcagagatctacaacctatcctgaaagatgatcctttactctcacagatcttgggagacagacctgtcctcgcttacagacaaccccccaacctaaagcaaatactcaccagcaaccacacatcactgaacaaaaccactaacccaggaa
Protein-coding regions in this window:
- the LOC101937914 gene encoding olfactory receptor 6E1-like — protein: MENRTVVMEFILLGFTNDHRLQLLICLVLLVAYLFTIAGNILIITITLVDRRLQTPMYYFLRNFSLLEISFTSVIIPKALANMALGGQTISLIGCFAQSVLYFILGTTEFLLLAVMSFDRYVAICNPLQYTAIMSGQVCTLLALGSWIGGILFIIAPMIVLFQLPFCGTNVINHFFCDSTPLIKLACADTWLIEYMGFITALLSVLGTLAIILVSYIKIISTMMHVPSTQGRQKAFSTCTSHITVVSITYGSCIFMYVKPMWSGGLDFSKAMAVLNTVVSPLLNPFIYSLRNRQVQEAVRKAIGSAVFCKDPNI